The Gammaproteobacteria bacterium DNA window GGCGGATCGGGGTCCTCTAAGAGAAGTAGATATGCAAATACTTTAAGTGTGCCATCTGACATCTGCTGAGCAAAGAACGGGTCGGTAAAAGCGCCATCGTTAAAACGTAACAGAACGCGTTTGTCTGCCGTCACTTCCGTATCGATACTGGCGATCCCCGGAATTTTGTTCGCAATTCGCGCAAGAATGCTACGGAAACGCTCTTTATGCTCACGCTCCATAAACTGCACTACATTTCCGATGTTATCGCCGTGCACGTTAAGGTGTCGTTGTGGTCCCGCGACAGGCAGGCTGCGCGCAGCATCCGGATAGAAGTACGAAAGGTACCAACCCTTCAGAAAATCTCGGAAACGCTTGATGCGCGGATGCTCCTTCAGCGTACCTAAAGTGGCGATACCCAACTGACGCGAGTCGGTCAACTCCACCTTGGCCTGGGTGCGATCCTCCTCCCCCTCAGATTCGACCGCTTCCTCGCCGGCCCACACCGACCCTTTGCCGTGATCAAGATGCAAAAACGGATAAGGACGCCCATGTTTTTGTCCTTTGCGACGCTGTTTGAGCAGTTCTGACTCAACGTACGGCCTACTGGAACTATCCAAGTTGATCGAAAGCTCGTAGGTAATTGGACGTTCGTTGGGAGCTTCACGGTAGTAAATTTCGAAATGAACTGGTGATTCCACACCTTTCGAGCGCAGGCGCTCAAAACTGCCGCGTTGTTTCATGTCACAAGCAGTCTCTACATCCGTTGCCAAACAATCAGCCACGAAGCCAAAAGCATCGAACAGTGAACTTTTGCCTACACCGTTCTTGCCAATAACCACGGTGAATGGCGTCAATGGTTCCCCGCCTTGCCCCGAAAGCTTGCCGAGAGTCACGTCGCGCAGGGCACGAAAATTCTGCACACGAAAACCTTCAATAATAGCCATTTTGAATTCCTTGAACGCTAGACCAGTGCTGGACAGCGCCTTTTAGGGTTGACTTCACCATTAAGTGCGCGTGCAAACCGTAATGCGGGTTTGCGTACTCCTAAGTCGACCATTTTACGTTCCAGGCACAAAGCTGATCGCGCAATCAGTGAAATATGCATCGTCTGACGGCAGCGCGGCATTATTTCCGAGTATAGGTATGCTGTCACATATTCCACTCGTTACTCTCCACCGACATCGTACAGCGCATGGCTGATCTGGCCCTGGCTTAGATACTGTCACGGGCGCAGCATTGTGCCGTGAAAGAGTCCGAAACCAAATACGCCGATCAACATCAATACATCGATTGCGAGCATCACAATCGTGAATATCCCAGCGTATTCCCAGAAGGATTTTTGCCGTGCGAGGGCGTCTTCCAGGGCCTTCTGGCCGGAGCCCGCGACCCGGGAAATGGCGCTGCTGTAACGTATCAACAGGATGCCGGGTATAAGCAAGAAGAACACTGATGCCACAATA harbors:
- a CDS encoding AAA family ATPase — translated: MAIIEGFRVQNFRALRDVTLGKLSGQGGEPLTPFTVVIGKNGVGKSSLFDAFGFVADCLATDVETACDMKQRGSFERLRSKGVESPVHFEIYYREAPNERPITYELSINLDSSSRPYVESELLKQRRKGQKHGRPYPFLHLDHGKGSVWAGEEAVESEGEEDRTQAKVELTDSRQLGIATLGTLKEHPRIKRFRDFLKGWYLSYFYPDAARSLPVAGPQRHLNVHGDNIGNVVQFMEREHKERFRSILARIANKIPGIASIDTEVTADKRVLLRFNDGAFTDPFFAQQMSDGTLKVFAYLLLLEDPDPPPFICIEEPENGLYHKLLESLAQEFRDHATGKRNAPQIFVTTHQPYFVDALSPHEVWILEKGADGYSKVRRVSELEDVKNLVAEGLPLGGLWYSDYLDAR